In the Vanacampus margaritifer isolate UIUO_Vmar chromosome 9, RoL_Vmar_1.0, whole genome shotgun sequence genome, aaagacgcttcacaatggatacattattcgtgcgctcacacattcacactaacTATTGTTACGTCacaaagattaaaaatataatattatatttacaaCCACGTATGAAAAGTTATTTTAGATTTGTTGTAAATTGCTTACAAAACtctttcactttccaagctaTTATATGGCCAGTTGTAGTGCATTTTGGAATCCTCTCATATTACATTATTGTCATATGTCGATATATAGTTCTTTAGTTGGTATTTTACAATGGAAAACTAAGACATCTTTAATTCTTTTAACTTGATTTTACCCAACATTTGTGTTTGAGTACTAAAGCAAGCAAAATCTTATTACCTTTCAAAGGTAATAAAATTATGGCCCACCGCTCACAGAGTGATGCAGCTAAACAACTGAAATGGACAAatgcgggaaaaaaaacaaactcagaCGCACTGGCCCTTGCACATACACCTATAATCCTGGTTTTCTTATCAGGAATGTTTTGGGAGAAAGGTGTACAGTATGCACTGTATATCTTTTAATTGGACCACAAACAACAATGGCGCATTTGTCAAGACTCAATCGGATTGCCCTGGCCGCTGTAGCTATAACATGAGAAtacaaatacatgaaaaataaaagagaagGTGGATATTTGAGAGGCTGTTAAGAAATGACTGCCTCATTTACTGACTGCAGTCATTCCGTGACAGACTCTCCACGCTTCGCTTTTTTCCGGCTACAGGTACTACATacgaaattaaaaatgaattaaaaaacagGCCATTCCATCAACAACAAACATTGCCGGTGCAGCAAAACTAGTGGCAAACGTTGGGTCACTCATGAAAACTAGTTGCAGAAATCTGCGCACTATATGACCATTTATTCCCGTTGAGAAGTGTTGCTCTGTGTCCGGTGAGCTTAAGCGACACCATATGCACAGCTATCATCATGTCACACGCTTGGTGACTCTGGCATGCAAGTGAGTAAAACTACGGATCATTTACGTTCCCAACAAGCATGTAAAAACATGTTTGCTAACATTGACAATTGTTAGCTACGCAGATTTTCTCAAGATACCATTAGCTATGGCACTGATAGTTATCAAGTGGTAGTTTTTTCAAGGGAATTCATATTGGTTAAAACATTTGCTAGTCAGGTGGTCATTTTGTCCTCAAAAAGTCTATTTATCATCTCTAGCACAGGGAGGCACTGTGCATTCATTGGACAAAGCTCACATGCTCTAGGAGTGGGTCGATCAAAAATAAGCTCCCTCATGTCCCACATTATTATTACTtaaaatttttaagatttttctcaaaattttcACTTATTTCTACAGcctttacatatatatatatatatatatatatatatatatatttttttttttttttaaatcagccctcattattttttcattttatgctaCATTGAATAAAAGCGGGAAACAAAAGACGGTTACTTCAATTTGCACATATTCTTGTTTTAATTGGTGGTGTTATTTTCAACCTATCCAGACGGTTATATCTGGTAAAGCACAGCCCATTTTATATCCTAAGACTGCAGTTCAAATTAAATGGTGTCAAAGGCACACAGGCAATGTTTACCCATCGCTTGAAAGTCCTCAATCTGATTAAATCAACTTGATGAGtgtttcataattttttaaaacatgaactAAAGAATAATTTAAGAACATCTAGCTTATTTAACTTTATGCAGCAAACCGACTGCTTCTCTAACATCTTCTCTATCACCTACcaatattttcttaattttaaaaGAGCCTAACTGGAACTTAGAATACATGCATTACTGTTTTCTTAATCTTCTAGTTAATTTGTTTAATTCATTGCATACCATGCAAGTGCTGGCTGTCtctttataaataatttattaaacattacatttttatgcCAGCAAACGGCAGTAGTCAGTTAAAGTCCACAGAGAATTGCAAAAAGCAAGTCAGAAGAAGAGACCTGTGTAAAAAATTTAggctaataaataaacaaggatTCATCAAGTGGATGAATAATGTGTGCCATACAAAGCAACTTTCAACTTTTCTTTAACTTAATATTGATATGCCCCTTTCCTCAAAATATATAACTCCActgttaaaaaaagattactacTTTTCTTGAAAGTATACACTTGATTCTCctaaatttttttactttactcaaGGGGTCGtatgattttttccccagtgtggCTGTAGCCTAATATTCCTTTGCATGGATCAGACCAAACTGGACCCATTGATAAGAATAAATATGTCATACAAAATTCTAAAGTACTGCTTTAGAGATAAAGAGGTTGCGTTAACCAACCGGGGTTGCTGTGGTGGGAAGCGATTTGGCGAATACATCCCAGCGTCGGCATTGGCAGGCATCATAGAGTTTGGCTGAGGAGTACCAGATCCCATGTTGCCTTCTGGACCCATTCCTGGCTCAGATCTGGGAAAGAACATAATCACCATTAAACACTGGAATTtttgaggatggatggatggatattcaggtcctcttttttttttaccgtccCAGGATAGTCGACATTGTACTTTTATAGTGGATAACATAAAATTACCACACCGTTTCCATTCcattgcccccccaaaaaatctacaCAAGTTCTAATAAAACACTATTctattttgttaattaaaatctatagttgaaaaaaaaaaaggtctccaCATTTTATCACAGCAGTATAATGACTCAAGGggtaattaaaacaaatgagtGGGACGAAAGCAAATCCCTTTGTCAATTTAAGATTGCGTATTAATTACATATCTTTTCCCTGACCCACAAAGGAAATTAGCCTCTAGTTATCATTAAGTGGGTTTTAATGACCTTTAAAATTCCAAATCCCATTCAGTTTTTCTTACCTCCTATCATAGCCTGGTCCATAAGGATACTGTTGTCTAGGCCCTATTGGCATAGTGCCCATGGCCCCGGGTGGTCCTCGGTTGAATGgtggctgctgctgttgctgttgtgGCGGTTGCTGCTGATGGTCGCCCACCCCGCTGTTCGGGCCCTGGTTAGCAGGCAGAAACTGCTCCCCCACTGAAGATGTATTCACAAATAAAGACCGTTTAGTGGAAATTAGCCGAGCAGTTGTAATTACGGAAGCATTTTATGACCTATTGAATGTGCCCACCTTTTCTCATGTTGCTAAAGGGGTCCTTGTTGGGTTCGTAGGGGCCCATGCGCCCTTGCATGTCTGGGGTGCTCATGCCAGACTGATAGGCGGAGTTGGGTGTCATGTTTTTACGTGGGTAAGCGGGGTCGCTTCCATCAGAAAAGGGGTCCTGGACGTTAACACTGCTTCTAAAGGGAGGGGTTCAAAGATGATGGAAGCGTTTATAACCAATTTAAATATCATCTTTGTCATAATGTTATGAAAAGTCACCTGGAACCAGGTGGCAAGGGGGGCATCTGGCTATGAGGAGTGGAGGCTGGGGTTGGAGGTTTTAAATCTCCACCCTCAGCCATGGAGCTGCTGGTCGACTGGGGGGTCTGAGGGCCCTGCAGGGAGCCTGACCCAGCTGTGGAGCAGAGGGACGCTTCAGTTTGAAAGTAGAGAAGCAGACAGACATGGCACATCAATTTAATGGCGTGGAAATAAAAGGcaattggtttgtttttaggAAGAAAATGCATGAGTGTAGCTCTAACCTGGCGAAGGGGGCTGGACCTTTGCGGTTTGGTTCTTCTTGTTATCTGTAATCTCAGGAGGGGGGTCTTCGCCACGCTCGATTTTACACTCAAAGGCGTACAAACATTGGATGTACTGTTTTTTCAGAGAGCTGGCAGCACTGCTAGATGTACCCACATTCAAGGATGTGGCCAAATCTCGccatttcttgtttttattcacCTGAGACACACATAACCATGTGTTATAATTCAATAGAAAATCCACAGGAATTGCATTCAAATGGGAAAGATGCATACTCAGCATTACCTGTGTCATGCCTCCGATTTCTTTTACTGATATATACAGCCGGAAGAGGTCAAGGGGTTTGCGTCCCACGGCAGGCAGGTTGGTCATGCCCATAGCTTTCTCCTCAATGAAAGACAAATAACGATCCACCCACATCTTTCTTTCAGGTTCTGGTCCCAACTCGTATAGACGCGTTATAGATTCATTGGTCGTCGTAGAGGAATTTGATTTCTGTTTTGGTGGAGAGAAGCGGAAACCCTGCTTATCgcatttgttttcaaaaacacaattaaaccAACGCAACTCTAAGTTTACCTTTGATTTGGGCTCTGGCTTGGGTGTTCCACTTCCATCTACtttgttattcattttattgttcatttctgGACTGGGAGCCATACCTGGGCACATTTAAGTGAAAAATTCATGAATTGATTgggttttaaataaacaaaaggctCAAGTAATCAAAGTACAGCTAATCTGTCAAATGTACCGCTTGAGTTGTTGGCCATGTTTGGCCCCATGGGGTAGGGCGATCCACCTTGGGTGTTCATCATTCCAGGCATGTTGTTCATAGGAGGACCATAAGGTGGGCCAGAGCCCATCATGCCTGGAGGCATGTTAGGATAACCAGACATCCTGGATGTGGAAGAACAATCTGAGTGTCTAGTAATGGAATAACTGTTGAAAGTAAAATAAGTCGGCTAGAGAAAGTATCAACCAACCTGTTGTGTAATGAGTTAGAGGCGGGGTGTTGCATGGCTGCAGGATCCTGGGGTTTTCTGTTCATGCCAGGAGGGGGACACATCGCTGAGCTAACCTGGGATGGCATGTTGCCCATGTTAGGGCCCATGTTGGGACCCATGCCGGGGCCATAAGGACGCGCTCCCATTTGATTTGGTGGCATCCTTCCTGGGGGCATGCCAGCATACGGTTGTCCCCCACCTTGACCTGACATTGGACCCATGCCTGTCCCAGGGTAGTTGGCATTGGGCATGTTAACATAGCCAGGTTGGCGAGGATAACCTAAAGCAAATTTGACCAAACAGATCAGAAATCATTCGAATAAGACCTTGAACAAAATCTGTGTTTGAAAATTAAAGCTACAAATAATTATTGTTGCTTTGTGAGGCACACTTTTCTCTCTATAGTGCGCTAGCAGTGAGAGCTACGTTCCCCGAGCAACAAGCCTTCGTCACAGTCTGAGCTCTACTGACAGGAGGCTCTGCTACGTCAGCTGACTTTCTGCTTCACAGCTATTAATAGCAGCAACAGAGTTAGAGGGAGGGGGCAGCAATAGCTTGCTATGCTGTGCCTGTGTGCTGGAGGGATGGAGCCTGTGGGCTTTTCTAAAGAGAAATGGCTACATAAACTTCAAAATGCTACTTAATTATGTCAGGGCAAACATTTAATGTTTATAAACCAccaacatgataaaaaaaaaagaggggggggggtctgttaaaaaaataaaaaggaatcaAATACACACCCTGGGGCCCATATTGTCCCCCCTGTTGTCCATATCCACCCATGGAGTTATTTTGTTGATATGGACTCATCCCGGGATGCATTTGTCCCCCTGAGGACTGGCGTGGTGACAATGCAGAGGCTGACTGTGGGGAACCATAAGGGGGCATCTGAGGGTTTCTCTGCATAAACCCTAAAGTGGTGTGAAAGAAAGTGACGGGGCTGGTTCAGAAAAAGCTAAGGTAAACACAATGATACTCCATGATACACGGTGTACCTCGCTCCGGAGCCAGAGGAGACTGGCTCATGCCAGGGTGAAGGCTACCATCTGACTGCACGCTTGATGGTCTTGGAGGCATCTGGTTGCCTGGAAAATAATAGTGAAGTTAGGTCAGCATGCgtttaaacaaaatgaatatCGTGACTGAAAGTTGAGCTTTAACTAACATGACGACCACAACCTGGCAAaaatgtgaagaagaaaaagccacCTCCATGTACTTAACACCACATCTACATTTACTACAAAGTCTTTCTCATTTACAAGAAAACATGGCAGGCACAAACACATATACAAaacaagagagagaaaaaatgcatAATCCAAACATGATAAATAAGTCAAGGAATGGTGTTTCTATCATTACATCTTTCCTACAGCTATCAAAACAATTGATCACAGGTTTGGTTTTTAGATCTGAAGAAAACAGCCCACCTGGCATGTTGGCAGGCGACAGCGGTCCAGTGCGAGGTGTACTTGCACTGGCCGGGGAGCCGGCCGGGGAAGGCGATGGCCCTCGGATGCCCGGCACGTGGGGAGACGTGTGAGGTGAGAAGGGCGATTGCGCCGGGTTGCTCTGCTCGCCCTGACTGCTCGAAACACCCGGCGTGCTTACTCCGGGACTCAGGGCACCGTCTGTACCAGTAGGCAGGTCGTCAATGGACCCCGACAGGTCCTGAAAGTGTGCGAGGGAGAACAGAGTTATTAGAGTACACTCTGATTATAAACCCATTAAGTCTGCCTCTCTTCTTAGAAACACAAGTACTACATTATTACACTCACTAGCCACAACTTTAGGTAAAACTGGACTAATGAACTCTGATACAAGAGCTCTATTGAATTACACGCCATTATAATTACAGGCGTTTCTCATATTTTGGTTActtatctttttattgtactatggatgttttcattgttcagcaccttgagttgcatttctttaacattattaaataaatggtaCTTAATTTATATAgcaatttatatttaattatatagcacttttccaccttacaaggccctcaaagcactttacattcgactactcattcaccaacgcagcatcaggagcaactgggggttcagtagcTTGCTCAAGAATACTTCGATGCCGTCTTAATGGCTTGGGATTGAactcacaacctctgggttgtgagacaaccactctaccgcTGATCCACGCCgctcagaaaaataattaactgtAACACTTGGCACTCTCAGAAGTCTTTGCGGCAGAGCGCTTCCAAacaagtgggcggagcttacttTGATTAACTCTGTAGAGTTGGCTTAATACTAAATTAATACATTCTGAATAACTCCAACACTGATCTCcatttaaattgaaacagtcTTAAAAATGTGGATGATGAAACCAACTCTGAAACatttacaggattttttttttttttacattggggAAATTATTACATGATTGGGTTTTATTAAAATTTGGATTGGGTTGagtgcaaattttattttttcatttacagccgttaatattttctattattttatatttgtatgtcTTTTTAAGACATTATAGGCCACTAATTTGCCCCTGCATCTTTTGAGAGGCCAAATGTAATCAAGGTTTGAAGGGAAAAATCTGTGATGTACAATTTACTGCATGCCATAAACTGATGAATTGGGATAATAGTTTAAGAACACACAcggaagcaaaatattttacacatggGGAAAGCATAAGAGAAATAAGGGGGAAAAATTGTAGCATTGATGCATACATGACTGACCGGAAGGCTGGAGGGACGACCCTGACTGTCCTCTGGACCACCTTTTTGCTGCGAAGATGGTGGAGCATTGGACTGAAATGAGTCTTGGGGAAgctccttaaaaaaacaacaacatcacatTCTCTGATGTACATGTTTGTGAACTAAACAAAGATTACCACTCTGATTCTCATCTGAGGGCCGCACCTGTTGTTGCGCGGGAGGAAAGCGTTGATAAGGTGACTGCTGTGCTTGCTGTTGCTGAGGGTTCTGTGGGTATGCTCCAGACTGGCCCTGCGTGTGCTGGGGTGTCTGCGACTGTTGCTGTTGCTGCGAGGGAGGCTGCTGAGGTGGCTGCGCGGACGCCGGATAGTTGGTCTGTCCCTGTGATCCTGGGGGCGCCTGGGAACTCGGCTGCTGGGGAGTCTGACCGGCTTGTCCTTGTTGCTGGTACGGAGACTGGCCGGGCTGTGGGGCCGACGCTTGGGAATACGGTGGCTGAGACTGTGAGGGACCTTGAGGTGGAACCTGGGATTGTGGGGGGATATGAGGCTGCTGATAAGGGGATCCTCCTTGGGTGTGTGGTGCCGACGGTGGCGGCTGATGGGGTTGCCCCGGGTAAGGTGCTTGACCTCCTGGTTGTCCAGGTTGGGGCTGAGAGTAGGGTGTTTGATGCTGGCTTGGATGAGGACCCTGACCAGGCTGACCATAAAATGGGCCCTGGCCCTGTGAGGCATAACCTCCTGGTCCCTGCTGCCCATAGGACCCCATCTAACACACAAGAAACATTGTGagtgcaacttaaaaaaataaaatgaataaacatgaaGAGCATCAATGCAAGAGTATACCTGTGGAGCATAGGGCATGCCGCCCATGCCTCCAGGAGTTCGGCCTTGCATGCCAACTGGGTATCGTTGAGGACCTGGGGGGCCATATCCCTGGCCAGGGTATCCAGGGCCCTGCTGCCCTGTGGGAGGTCCTTGCTGTGACTGCTGACTGTAGGGGCTACTGGCGCCGAATGGTTGCCCTCTCATTTTCGCCATTGGGTCCATGGAACCAGGCGGCTACAAGACGCAAGAATGGAAATAAGTcagcaaaaatatgaaattcagCACATTTGAGTGAGATGCATTGTTGTTGCCTACATGGAACCAAGTGGGAAATCTCACAGCATACCGCCCAAAAAAACGTATGAATGCTGAAATGATGATCTGATTTCATTTTACCCAGGAattgtgtgaaatctgggcttgTGTAACTGAACACAAAGCTATTACACTAGCAGGAAACTGACTTTATCTGTTGTATGGATTGAATAGAAGACCATTTAAGTCTTCTGCAAAAACTAAGTAGATCTCAATAGTGTGCCACGGACTGCacagaaaataaattgaattgatAAAATATGTAGGACtaatattttgaaattatttctACCCCCAAATAATTTCACAAGTAAACAATGCTAATAGAGGGCAGTTTGCCCAATTACAAACGTTTCCCAGCTGTGCTCCTGTTTTGAGCCATGTCCAAGTTTTTTTGTAACCCTCCTAAAGCAGTTTGGCTCCAGGAGAATGACACCAAAAATTAAGGAAGTACTTTCAAAACATGGAGGGAGTGAAAAGGGAACAAGCACAGACTTACTCCAGATCTGATAAGAATAATATTTCGATACATGTTCATCTTATTTGGTTGTTTAGAATGCAACACGGCCATCGTATTACATTACCGCAAGAGAATTCCCAAATGTACTGGAGTAAAAGCCTCATCAGcttaacaacctttttttttttgtgcaaatggtATGCCTTGCGTGACATTTTGCAGACGCAGCAtgatgaatttaaataaataaaagcagcacatgGCTAATCTGCATAAGACGAACTCCCTTGGTGGGTGAGAGATGGTGGACTGCTTTCTGATTGGCTTAAGGGGGGGACTGGGGGGGAATTCTTTGGAGTCAAACTTGTGTGGCATGCCAACCAGACACAGCAGCTACATGGACACATCTTTGTAGGCGGAGCTAGCCTAAAATGCATCTTGTTTTGTGTCGAGCATAAactaagtatttaaaaacatgtatgcaaatgtataataaatatacccttattttataaaatatattatgtgAAACGGGAAgaacccatatatatatatatatatatatatatatatatatatatatatatatatatataaagaaagacgaaaaaaaagaggcttttttttttctaaagaagaTTCCATTCAATTAACCATAAGCATTGTCTAGTCACCACGTTGTGCCCACGGGCATCAGGTAGCCCAAAGGGCCAAATGAGTAGCCGCAGGCCtgctctaaaaatagcttactaCTAGTGACGTTGTGATCTTCAAGGAATTATGTAGATTGTGATCATTTGTGGGCGAGATatacagaaataaaaatgcatgcttCCTAATTATTACAGGAATAATTAACATGACTGCcttcacataaatgaatatCACAATAACATCAATGTTAATGTGATCATATTTGTTATTTCAAAAGCtctaaattttaaaaacattggtGACCCCTGGTGTAGACATTGTTAGTGTGTgtatttgctttttaaatttttttaaggaaatttcTAAGTGACACCTAAACTTTTGGAAAAGtagtatactgtaaatatacaaGACAACAGTGTTTCAtggaaaagtgaaaatgtctgggtgACACCAGCTGAACATATTGTAAAGCAGAAGTGTCAAAAATCCTTACACTCAAGTCGAAGTACATATacttgtgttttaaaaaaaagtaaagtcatGTAGACTGAGATTTACTTAGGGTATTTTAAAcagcaaaaagtaaaaaattaatatttctaTCAACTCCATTTAATAGCTATTTTGGTAGCTTGCTATGCTGGCTCAAGCTTTGGTTATCAAAACAATGTGTTAATAATGAACAAATACACCtgatttgtatgtgttttttgttaGATTAGAAAGACAATGTCAGAAGTTGGTGTTTAGTTGTAAACCACACATAGGGAATATCTTGCTTCACATCCCTCCGTAACACTAATGTGCCTGTTTTCTCTCCATTAGGCCCAAGATCTCAATAAACTTTGGTTAACTTTACCTCTCTCATTATATTGTGTCACCAAAAAGTAACAAGCCTGTCTTGACAAAGTCAAAGTTATAAAAAATACAGATATTTGATTTATGTGGGGATAATCTAattaagtacagtaacaaagtatatACAATTTGTTACTTCCCATCAGTGTCATAATGGTCCATCGCCCATTGTGGTACAAAATATAAGCAATTCGAGATTTCGGGGGTCTCACATATAATTAACACTTAAGTGTGtagttaatcatttaaaaacacatagcATCAATGATGAGAGCCAGCATTTTGGAGTGTTTGGTGAGAAAAGCGGTAGCCAAAAGGACAGGCAAGTAATACCTCTGGTGACCCCCAGATGATTCAACGCTGCTCTTATCAGCAACTGTTGCCTCGCATCATCACATGTAATTATAAATGGCCATGAGCTGCCGCTGAGGAGCCAATCAGATCAGAGCTAGCATGTCAACCCGAGACCAACTATCTCCTGGCTTTGACAGCACGATTTTACCTCCACAATTCAAATCCCTGTTGCACGCTGCAATCTTGCAGCAGCCTTGCAGCGACTTGCTTCATGTGGCCCGAGCCTTGTGACCGTTTACGGGCAACAACAAGCATCTGGAAGTCCGCATCTCTGCCGCACTCAGATAGGCAGTCACGTTGCAAACATTTACGTCATTTTAGTGACATGTTATAACGACGTTTAAGTTGGTTTTCTTTGAAGCTGGAAAGGCAAGAGGACAATTATCTAACAGCGAGATTGATTCGGAGTGTACAGCATTCCTTCCGTCATAGCAACCAAAATAATACGGGAAATTAGCAAGTCGATTCTACAAACGGCTTGAAGCAACTTTAACAACGAGTTACAGTATGTATATCGAAATCTTGTGATCAAATCGCACAAACTGTGTGTTTTGTTAACACTTAGCTCGGTGTGCGTGGCAATGCTTAAGGGCTTGAAACGAACCGTTGCCCCTTCGATGTAGATTCGAGCTGTTCTCAAAGTCGGGCCTTCGTGGCTCCACAAAAGTCCTCAACGTTGTATACTTTCGACGACTTCCCTCGTCATCACGCCACGCTGTCGTGCCGATTTAGATCGCTCGAACCGACGGGAAAACGAGTGTTTTACGGGCTGCTATGAGGGGAAAACACACACGagaggcagccattttagagTCTTAACGAACTAGTGTAGCAGACAATGGCTGGCCTACTACGTTGTGAACTAGTTAGGAGGAGGGAAGGAGACGTGGAAAAAACCGCCATGGCGTTCGTGTTGTAGTGTGATTTTACCTGGCTTCTAGCTAGCGGCTGCCCGGCGCTTCCCGGGCTCATAGGCGACGGGTGATGGCTTCTTTGTTGCCAAGCCGGGTTGCTGCCTCCGTACTGACCGCTAGCGCCCATGTCTGCTGCTCCCTTGCTAGCTCCCTCCTGGCTAGTGTAGTCACTAGACGGGTAGCTGGAATAAGCCCGTGTGGAGCTCGGGGACGTCAGGAGCTTATTGAGCGTCGGCGTGGATGTAGGCTGCGGGTTTCCGATGTTATATCTCTGGTTATTGTAAGATCCAGCCATGGCTGTGGGTCCTCCCGCTGGTGCTTGCTGCTTAGCTGGCTGCCCCCCAGCTGTCGGCGCTTGGCTACTGCGAGGCGAGTTCATAGCGTACGCCTGGCCCGGGTACGGAGTCCTGTTCGGGAACGGGCTGTAATTGTTAAACTGGTGGTTCGAAAAGTCATGCGAATTGGGTTGGTAAGGGTCCATGATGTTGCCGGGCTGTACGGCCGGACCCGCAGCAGCTGCCATGCCAGGGCTTTGTTGTCCGCCatgttgatgaaaaggggcCCGACCGTAGTGCTGACTGTATCCGTACGACGGTGGAGGCAAAGCGGGGTTGTGGTGGTGCACCATACCGGGGTGATTGTTTCCCTCCGGTCCAGCGGTGTCATTCTGGTTATTATTGTTAGCTCTGGGCGGGTTCCCATTCCCGTTCTTCATCTCAggctcccctcctcctcctgcatTTCCAGCGTCGGCGCCGTCCTGCAGATCCCCCCGGCCCGGCGATTCGCCTTCCAACCCGGGCTGCTTTTTCTCGGACTGCTTCTCCCCCGGTACCGTGTCCTCCTTGGGCTCTCGATCCGGTTTTTTGAGCTCGGAAGGCGGGCTTGTGTTCAGAGTGGCGGCGCTGGCGACCTGAGCGGCCATGATATACCCCCcacctctctccctctctcggcGAGTCAGTCACAATCAAAAGCTAGCATGGAACATGAATAATTGTTTAGAACCATTTATCCCGGTGCCGATTCATCCCCACCCGCGAACCGGACCGATTCCGGCTGCCACCACTTGGTTCCGGTTCCGTCAGTGGTTAGAGAGATGACTGGCGCTCCATACAATGCGTAAAAAAACGAGAGAAATTGTTGTGGGAGTTGTGTTACTGAGCCCGGGTAGAGGCAGGGAGCGAGCCCAACCAACACGAGGCTTCGTTAGATACAGCCATTTTACTGAGCCTTGTGGGGGGACGCAAAACCTGGACCGGATCGCTCCCTGCAAACAAGGATGGACCGGATCTCCGACGTCCTCATTGTCTTTTCTCTACTACTATATAACTCGAATAAATTACATTACACTTTACACGAGTGGACTATTTATAGTCCATACAAGTTGCGTTCAATTATAAATAGATCACACATTATCAGCATTGGTGAAATAGTGTAAATAATCCGTGAAGTCTTCTCACAACGTGTTTCAATACATGCTGTCTTTCGCCTCAATTACCACATGAATataaatgttttcatgttttttttggttgtttatttTACCGCGcagggttttttgtttttgctgtattaatgCAACCCACACAGCAGGAGGAAGCCTTGCAGCATTAGAGACTAGCAATGCACATTCCCTCttttccctccctcctcccctcAGTCTCTCAGTGCTGTGCAGTGTGGGGGATGGGAGCAGGCAAGGCTGCAGCTCTCTGCCTC is a window encoding:
- the arid1aa gene encoding AT-rich interactive domain-containing protein 1A isoform X3; translated protein: MAAQVASAATLNTSPPSELKKPDREPKEDTVPGEKQSEKKQPGLEGESPGRGDLQDGADAGNAGGGGEPEMKNGNGNPPRANNNNQNDTAGPEGNNHPGMVHHHNPALPPPSYGYSQHYGRAPFHQHGGQQSPGMAAAAGPAVQPGNIMDPYQPNSHDFSNHQFNNYSPFPNRTPYPGQAYAMNSPRSSQAPTAGGQPAKQQAPAGGPTAMAGSYNNQRYNIGNPQPTSTPTLNKLLTSPSSTRAYSSYPSSDYTSQEGASKGAADMGASGQYGGSNPAWQQRSHHPSPMSPGSAGQPLARSQPPGSMDPMAKMRGQPFGASSPYSQQSQQGPPTGQQGPGYPGQGYGPPGPQRYPVGMQGRTPGGMGGMPYAPQMGSYGQQGPGGYASQGQGPFYGQPGQGPHPSQHQTPYSQPQPGQPGGQAPYPGQPHQPPPSAPHTQGGSPYQQPHIPPQSQVPPQGPSQSQPPYSQASAPQPGQSPYQQQGQAGQTPQQPSSQAPPGSQGQTNYPASAQPPQQPPSQQQQQSQTPQHTQGQSGAYPQNPQQQQAQQSPYQRFPPAQQQELPQDSFQSNAPPSSQQKGGPEDSQGRPSSLPVSHDLSGSIDDLPTGTDGALSPGVSTPGVSSSQGEQSNPAQSPFSPHTSPHVPGIRGPSPSPAGSPASASTPRTGPLSPANMPGNQMPPRPSSVQSDGSLHPGMSQSPLAPERGFMQRNPQMPPYGSPQSASALSPRQSSGGQMHPGMSPYQQNNSMGGYGQQGGQYGPQGYPRQPGYVNMPNANYPGTGMGPMSGQGGGQPYAGMPPGRMPPNQMGARPYGPGMGPNMGPNMGNMPSQVSSAMCPPPGMNRKPQDPAAMQHPASNSLHNRMSGYPNMPPGMMGSGPPYGPPMNNMPGMMNTQGGSPYPMGPNMANNSSGMAPSPEMNNKMNNKVDGSGTPKPEPKSKKSNSSTTTNESITRLYELGPEPERKMWVDRYLSFIEEKAMGMTNLPAVGRKPLDLFRLYISVKEIGGMTQVNKNKKWRDLATSLNVGTSSSAASSLKKQYIQCLYAFECKIERGEDPPPEITDNKKNQTAKVQPPSPAGSGSLQGPQTPQSTSSSMAEGGDLKPPTPASTPHSQMPPLPPGSRSSVNVQDPFSDGSDPAYPRKNMTPNSAYQSGMSTPDMQGRMGPYEPNKDPFSNMRKVGEQFLPANQGPNSGVGDHQQQPPQQQQQQPPFNRGPPGAMGTMPIGPRQQYPYGPGYDRRSEPGMGPEGNMGSGTPQPNSMMPANADAGMYSPNRFPPQQPRHDSYGNQYPGQGTPPTGSYPNQQPGMYPHQQQGYKRPVEGGYPPSKRHESEYSGPFPGGQPPPQQQQQGGVPAPSSGPQEPYNQYSGSGPYPGSDRRPPGPGNQFPFPFGRERMQGATGPNSQPAMPPQMMQSGPEGPQGGMWQGPRDMNYQNYHGRQGGPGGPPQGPGYPGMNRSEEMMSSEQRMNHDGQWGGQMGPRQPPYGPAGPGQPMPRSVQSNYQPPQGVQNHIPQVSSPASMPRPMESRTSPSKSSYMHGVMKMQKAGPPVPASHIVPSSAQSPLIRRDMPFPMGSVEASHPVLKPRRRLTMKDIGTPEAWRVMMSLKSGLLAESTWALDTINILLYDDGSISTFDLNLLPGLLELVVEYFRRCLIEIFGILREYEVGDPGQRTLLDPDALKELADGIEEEEAHTEDADLEDEDDEDEEEQDAERPPHIKQEDEHRECSESREGRDEDRPCKGSSSDQTDSLPSSAQDRPKQGSKFDKFPIKVVRKRDPFVSAQTNNHGKLQEFDSGLRHWSAGGGDSTEHIQTHFEPRKDFLERRQRIPVPQSVLKRRIREEFLDYSLPTEKEKKNEDDDRSKEFSSSGKATVSEDSPALTNEEENKSEAKTAEQSHQENNRPVPAVVSVLTHQVNAILEDEPHSKDERPLVSLANWQDSLARRCVCISNIIRSLSFVPGNDHEMSKHPGLLLLLGRLILLHHRHPERKQAPLTYEKDEDTEEGTGQRDEWWWDCLELLRENTLVTLANISGQLDLSVYPESICLPLLDGLLHWAVCPSAEAQDPFPTLGPHSALSPQRLVLETLSKLSIQDNNVDLILATPPFGRMEKLYGNLVRLVGERKVAVCREMAVVLLANLAQGDTMAARAIAIQKGSVGNLLGFLEDSLAATQFQQSQSSFVHLQGMHFEPTSPDMMRRAARALHALAKVDENHSEFTLHESRLLDLSVSPLMNSLVSHVICDVLFLIGQS